Within Neoarius graeffei isolate fNeoGra1 chromosome 21, fNeoGra1.pri, whole genome shotgun sequence, the genomic segment gtccgtttgtttgtttgtttgtttacagtaAAAGGGTTTGGACACAGTTTCATAACAAGCTATAAATACCTATTTATGTAGTGTGACGTTTACCATCAGCTGATTCATGAGTCATTCAAACCCGCCCATTAAAACACCAATAAAAATCATGGAGGGGGAGAGAAGCTGGTTTATTTCTCATTGGAAGAATATTAGAGGGATATGGCCAACGGGGTACAGGAAGAAACTGTGTAAGTATCTAATAGTATCATTCTGATTTAGATATGTCTGTCTGGAGCTTTTGTAGTGTTTCTGTACATGTTGGAAGATAAAAGAAGCCATTGTTACAAGAAGTATTAGTTAGTAGAGGCTGTACATCATTCTACAAAGTTTCTATTCATCGTTTAATTGAGGATCCAGCTCGAGGTTATTTGTGTATCACAGACGGGACTCTTGTTTTGTTTgtaactttttttcttcttcttccttttctAGGAAATCAGTTTGGTTGTGTCAGTAGCTTCCTTATTAAGAAAGTGAAATGTCCCGTCGTagtcttattttattttaaatcaaTGTGTAGACCAATATATCGATTTACTGGGTAACTCAGaaaggtgtgagtgagtgaggtgagtGAGCCTGGAGGTTCCTGGTTCGCTGCTCACTCAGAACGAGACCAGACATGTCCGGGCACAGACCGCTCCTGCTTCCTCACTACTGACTCCATGAGGGTTTCTGTTCTAAAAATAACTGTTTTTCTTACAAATATCCCCCCGGGTCGGGGAACTTTTTTCTAGAATGTCATGGAATTTAAGTTTGTCCCAGACATGAAAATTCAGGGGATTTGATCATTTTGGGGCCAAGTCATGGATTATCAGGGAATTTAGTTTCTAGTATGTTTACATTTTAGTTGACCTTTATCAAAATGTAATATTTTCCATGcagtatccttttttttttaaattattttatttttaattttactgTTTAAGCAGCAAAAACTTAGGGCTTTGATCTGAAAACGTCTAGTGAATGAAGGTTTAAACCAGACAGCATGTTTACTAGGTCCTGGATATTCACATCTTATTCAGGGGGGAAATTTGACTTGGAGTGAATAGAAAACTGATTTGTTTTACCTTGTAATACTTCTGCATTCACCCCCAGCATGACCCTTAGGGGCTTCTGTACTTTTCACAACACAAGTGAGAAGTCTTCCAGTTAGGAATTCTACAGGTTTTTGAAGTTTTCACACAAACCACAAAATGGAGGATGAACAAAAACCTACCTCGTGTTTATTGTACTTCTGTTCACCTCTGTTACAGTTAAGATCTGGTGCCAACATATAAacaagggaagaaaaaaaaccccacacagatCTGAAATTAGATTAACATCACCTTTTTCTAAGTAAACGAAATGACAAAGCATAACCTTGACAGAAatcacagtttaaaaaaaagcactacATGTGAAATGTCTAAACACATGGtccatttattttaatttttcagatgttttatttgcagtttttttttttttcgtttgtaAGGCACGTTGCTTAATTTTCACGGTTTATATATGTATTTCACATAGTGAAttcagtacctggggtcaactgtgcaggaaaatgggggctgcgatagtgaggtgagaaagagagagtgcaggcagagtggagcagttggagaaggatttcgggagtcgtttgtgataggaaagtcccagcaaaagtgaaaggtaagatgtataagacagtaatgagaccagctgtgatgtatggattggagaccgtacccttaacgaagagacaggaggcaaagttggaggtgatggagttgaggatgttaaggtttgcgatgggaggttggacaggataaggaacgagcacatcagagggacagcacatgtggagagcttgggaattaagctaagagagatgagactgagatggtatgggcacatcctgagaagagatcgtgttggaaggagaatgttgaggatggagctgtcagGCAAATGAAACCGAGGAAGGccagagaggagatacatggatgtggtgagagaggacatgaaagtggcaggtgtggtagagaaggatgcagaagacagggagcaatggagacgaaagatctgctgtggcgagagCAGCCAGATGATGTATGTATTTCACATGGGCCATTTCAGGGCATAACGTGGTCAAATGCACCTTCCTGTTTTTCACGTCACATAATGTACATGTGAAAATGATCACATGATGTGTATGTGATCTTTCTCTGTAAGGGTGATGCTTAAGAGTCTGAAGAAAATGAGATTTTCCCACCTTTACTCAAGTGTCCCTCAGCAGGAATGTGGTATGAGTTCTGATGCACAAGTGACAAAACTCTACAAACTTCTGACTGTGTCCTGCTGATGTCCTGGTTTCGTTTGAACTGTTTAGTTTTAAAACACCCAAAGAGTCAGCCTTCATAAACTGACCACCATACAAAACCGAGGACTTCACAATCCTTACTAAATTTGATCCTAAGAAAaccctttaatttttttcttaaacTTTGTTTCTAGgctttctttatttaaaaaaaaaaattatttaactaCAAACTCACCTGAGAAGTTGCGAAATCATTTGTTTCATGTAAACAGTTAAACTGAGGTGAACTGACTGTTGCTTATACAGGTATAGTTTTACCTTTGACAGATTTTTCAGCCATTTTCTCAATGTTCAGTCCTGAATGATGAATAAAGTACAAGTCCTGTTTATAaatgtttttttctctttttttcctctttctacaACTAGAAACCAGGCAGAACTGCTTGCTCAGCTTTTTTCTAAAGACAGCATTGAGTACAAGCTCCTTTTGAGGTACACGAAGAAGAAAACCACAAACCGTGACCCCCCACAGACCAATGGTGTGGGAGAGAAGGTTCCTTCATCTACACAACCTCAGGACTGTCAGAAACCAAAGAAACGTAAAAAGCTTAGATTTTCGAAGATCATAAGCTGCATTCGGCCAGTGAAGGAAGATGATGATGGTTCTGTGACTAAACCCCTTAGGAGGCAGGCAGCTGTAGGTTCATGTGAGTATTGAGCACGGAGATTACCTAATTCTGTGACCTTTATGAAATGGGCGTGGCTTTAGTAGGTCATGAGGTTATGAAACATCCATGACTCATTGAACCAAATTTAATTGTCTCATAAACATGACTCAGGAAATCACTTGTTGATCTTTACTCCAGCAGGTTCAGACCAGGAAGAAGTGGAACAAATCGTCAACAAATTGACCAAGATCACGGATTGTGTTCACTTTGTACCTTCGGATATAGAAGCTGATAGTGATGGTGGGTATTTCTTGTCTGTATTACTGCCTTTTACTTCCCCAAGGGGGGGGACTGAAATGACTTATGTATCCTGTGCTAAATGAGGAAAAGCAGAACTTGTTAAAATGGCTATGTCTTAGCAGCGTGTCTAATCTTTATCTTGTACTTGCAGGTGTTGTGGAGAGAATAGTGGAACTGCTTAGGGAACAAGGAGATAAACTTAATGAGGAGGTAAGTCACATTAATTCCTTTAGTTTCGCTGCTCTAGCAGATGCATTTTGGGGTTTGAAATAAAATAGGCACATGTTTAAGAATATAACTATCAGGATAAATGTACagtaatgggtggcacggtggtgtagtggttagcgctgttgcctcacagcaagaaggtctgggttcgagccccatggctggcaagggcctttctgtgcggagtttgcatgttctccccgtgcccgcgtgggtttcctccgggtgctccagtttcccccacagtccaaagacatgcaggttaggttaactggtgactctaaattgaccgtaggtgtgaatgtgagtgtgaatggttgtctgtgtctatgtgtcagccctgtgatgacctggcgacttgtccagggtgtaccccgcctttcgcccgtagtcagctgggataggctccagcttgcctgcgaccctgtagaacaggataaagcggctagagataatgagatgtacaGTAATATAATGGGATAGTTTAATGGAGTTGCAGTGAGTTCTGAAAGTTATCCTGAGGTATGCAAAAATTAAAGTACAATAATTTTTGCAATATGCTGTATCAGTATTAATagaattataatacatagggccaaattactcaattttgattggtcaatcaaggagggctttttcccttaacacggggctgtatttctgaaatgctattggctagaacgttggaatgggtaaaaagccaaacaagtccaaaagcctgaTGAAACAAGAAGCTGTTCTGTGGAAATGCGGTCCTTGTGTCgtgtcagaattgagtaatttgtccctatgtattataaacaatcgtatggttcctcgtaaaattaaggatcaatttcacttgcGATTTcagagttttgaaattgccctcgtcGTGAATTTTCACAacttcaaaatctcatctcatctcattatctctagccgctttatccttctacagggtcgcaggcaagctggagcctatcccagctgactacgggcgaaaggcggggtacaccctggacaagtcgccaggtcatcacagggctgacacatagacacagacaaccattcacactcacattcacacctacggtcaatttagagtcaccagttaacctaacctgcatgtctttggactgtgggggaaaccggagcacccggaggaaacccacgcggacacggggagaacatgcaaactccacacagaaaggccctcgccagccccggggctcgaacccaggaccttcttgctgtgaggcgacagcgctaaccactacaccaccgtgccgcccaacttcaaaatcactcgtgaaattaatccttaattttactctgcCCCATACGATTGCCTATACTAATAAACTAACATGAAATTACTTTGCTTCAGACCTGTTATTCTTCatgttgaatttatttatttttatataaatcTTTGCTCATAGTCCACAAGATGGCCCCATAAACCTTTTTATGTGTTGGGCTTTGTATTATTGTGGAGAGGgaatgtttatttattgaggaggaAAAGATCACTGTTAAATTGTGTATATTGAAGTAGCTAATTGTTTAACATCTGTCCACAGATTGAAAAGAACCACCACCTTAGGAAACAGCTGCAGCAGTCTCTGTCCTACAGTTTCTTTACCAATGTGGCTCAGACATTTCTGCAGAGACTGAGTCCAGAGGAGCTTCCTTCTGCACAGAGCCCAAAGGAGGCTGAGATCGCGCTCACCTTTGAGCTGACCAGCCGCCTAAATGCCTTGGACTGCTTTCCTATGAACAgagtgctgggttttggtgtcaaATACCTGCAGGACTATTTCAGCCCCTGGGTCGTCCAACAAGGCGGCTATGTAAGTGCACTACAACTTTTGAGCAAGCCGAGCCTGCTTATGTTTTGCTTTGTTTGATTTAGACCctcattttattatttaacaCGATGCTAAATGTGTTTGTTTCTCTTTCCAGGAAAAAGTTTTCGGCACAGACAGTGATGCTGAGGAGGAGGTTCAATAAGCCAAGAGGATTTTCTTTCTTTGAGATTAAATTATTCTCAAGGTTCAAATCACTtgaatatgaaatatatttttgaATATGAAATATTTTTGAATATGAAACATGTTTACATGTGTGTAAAGATACCAGTGCTGCTATGAAATTGCATGATaaactttttttaatttgtttttgttaAATTTGTGTACATTTTGGGGTGGGGGGAATAATGAATCTTGTAAATGCTAGAAGATACTAGATAAGAATTGTTATACACAGATGTATCAAGGGTGTCTTTGTATTGCATCCACAAGATTCTGTGCATGTGAAGTGATATTTCAGTAAAATTTTGTTATAAATAGAACAATCATCCTTTTTTGTaaatagaaatttttttttttttttgggggggggaaataGTAAGAAGCTTTATTATTCAAATAAAGCTGTCAGAACTACACCTGAACTTCTATCCACTGTTTCATTTATCTTACAAAAACTGTCACTCAAGTTATTTTAAGATTAAAGTGTTGGTAACAAGCCAGTGTCTGATTTTGTTTCAGAAAATATTTATAGGGATTCATTTATTTACTCAAGCCAGTATGAGAACACTAAGCGCAGGAATGAGGGTACTCCAGGATCAAGTTTGTGAATCATGTGAAAAGAAAATGCCTTTTAAACTGGTGGTATAACTTATGCATGTAGTGTCTAAAGCTTTTCCCTGTAAAACTAATTAACAATTTGTATACATTATTTtaaagcataaatatctacagtatATTTCCAGTTGAAAGATGCATGTTAGTAATAGATGGCTTAGTGGGGTCCCACCCAAGCAACAGTTTAGTTGgggtcccccccacacacacacccaatgaGTGTAAGTGGGGCGTTTACCCTCTCTGCTGTGATTTATACAGCTTTCATAATACACACTATCCACTTTAAAGAGCTCCTTTACACCTGCCCAGTCAAGCAATTATGTAGTTGCAGAGCAGAATATACACATGTCCAATGGTGAGACAGATTGGTTACGACGGGTACAATAGAGCACTTAATTCCACTCCTGtctgccaagaacaggaatctgaagcaGCAGTGGGCATCAAACTTGGACTGTTGAAGTTTGCAGAAataaactgtccagttttggtgagcctgcagAGTCTGATTCCTGTCCTTGGCTTACAAGAGTAGAATCCAATGTGGTCTTTTTTTTATTGCAGCCTGTCCATCTCCAGCTTTGGAGAGCTGTGCTttggagatacttttctgctcatcatggttgtaaagagtgactatTTGAGTTCCCATAGCCTCCCCTGTCCATTAAAACcactctggccattttcctccaaCCTTAACAATCCACAGCCTGCAGAGCTGCAGCTCACTGGGGGGGGGGTTCCCCACAAAATTCTGTCTGAACTCTAGAGACACTTATttgtatttataaataaataaacaaacctcagatcagcagtttcagaaatattcaaaccagcacGTCTGGTATCAACTATGCCACAGAGTGCACATTTCCTCATTCTGATGTCTGGTGTGAACTTTAgttgaagctcttgatctgtagCTGCATGATTTAGTCTAATACACTGCAATTGTTGAATGAGCAGGTGGACAGGACAGGTCTTCCTGGAAGCCATTCTTTTCTGACTACAGCTGGAAAAAATGCCATGACTGACATGGTGCTAGTAGTGAATCATCCTTAGGTGCAATGCTCATTCATGACTAAAATGAACAAGTTTATGACTGTAACAGTGTTAGACTGTTTTACTTGTAAGGACAACATTAGGCTGTTGTTTCATTTCACACATCAAGCTTTAGTGCATTGGCTTCATGGTCTCACTTTTATTATAGTTgataagacacttttttttttgaatattaTGAAGTGTGAGGGCGTGGCCGTGGCGCGCGCGCGCCTTGTTCCTCACCTCTCGCGTTACCTTTCCTGactgtgcgtgtgcgcgcgctcGGTGTGATTGAGGCTcgtgagaagagaagagaaggagaagagaagagaagagaagagaaatgcGCAAAGCCAGAGGAGCGAAGAAAGCTCCGTCCCCGTGGGATCCACACTCCGATAAGAAGCTCCTTGAAGCCTCCAGCGACCTGCTCAGGTGTGCTGAGGATGGAGGAGCCGCTCCACGCGCCAGGAAGAAAGCCTACAAACCCCCAGATGTGAGGAGCATATTCGGGAGGAGAGGAGAGGGACATGAGTTCAGAGAAGCAGCATCAGAAGGATGGTGTGATGTGTGCTGTGCCATCATCTTCCAGGGGGGCCTGATGTGTACAGGTGAGGCCGGGGGAGCTTGATTTTATTCCATTATACCATCCATCCTTTAGTGGATACAACCCTGGAGATCCTCTGACCTCCAAACCACGTGATCTAGTTGATCAAGGACTTTATGATCTGGATCAAGTGTGTTTGGATTGAAGAAACTTTAACCAATAATCCAAGTGTTTGGCCACACATACAATAACATGTAAGACATGTCTGATGTTAATAAATAACTTCCTAGAAGGAGAAAGTTTGTATTATTTTATTGAAACTTCGAAGGTTGGAGAAATCAAGGCCTTTGAACAAGCGTCCCATTAATGTTTAAGAAAACTGTCTTACAGTGTGTGTACTGTATCCAAAAACAAAGCACAGGTgacgtgtgtgtgtaatataggtATGTTGATGGACTGGTTTTTAGCAAACCTCTACATTCTGTCACTACCTATCTACATTTCTGAAACTGCTGATCtgaggtttgtttatttatttataaatacaaataagtgtggggcggcacggtggtgtagtggttagcgctgtcgcctcacagcaagaaggtccgggttcgagccctgtggctggcgagggcctttctgtgtggagtttgcatgttctccccgtgtccacgtgggtttcctccgggtgctccggtttcctccacagtccaaagacatgcaggttaggttaactggtgactctaaattgaccgtaggtgtgaatgtgggcatgaatggttgtctgtgtctacgtgtcagccctgtgatgacctggcgacttgtccagggtgtaccccgcctttcacccgtagtcagctgggataggctccagcttgcctgcgaccctgtagaacaggataaagcggctagagataatgagatgagatctttcacAATCCCAAGGTCGACAAAGTGCTCAGGCACTGTCTGAAGCCCAGGCCTAAGATATAACCAAGACTCCATCTGGACAGGATTACATAATTGTAATGAGGTTGTTATTTAATGAAAATTTTAAAACCAAGGAAAATCAAACCCAGATCTATTCCTTTAAAAAGACACATTCTTCAGAATgctctgctttatcctgttctacagggttgcaggcaagctggagcctatcccagctgactacgggcgaaaggcggggtacaccctggacaagtcgccaggtcatcacagggctgacacatagacacacaaccattcacactcacattcacacctacggtcaatttagagtcaccagttaacctaacctgcatgtctttggactgtgggggaaaccggagcacccggaggaaacccaggcggacacggggagaacatgcaaactccgcacagaaaggccctctttggccacggggctcaaacccggaccttcttgctgtgaggcgacagcgctaaccactacaccattgtgccgcctaataataataataataataataatctctctGGTGGCATTAAACAAGTGCACACTGCTTTGTCTAAACTGAGGTTAAGTACGTACAAAACACTTACTTTATTTTATAATACTCTTGGCTCTTGCCGCCCACCCTGTAGGAGCTTTGTGTTAGTTATTATGTACTCTATATTAATCCAGCTCTGAGTAGTTTTACAAGTTTAGTGTTTGAACATTACAAGCAATAGGAATCT encodes:
- the LOC132870091 gene encoding apoptosis facilitator Bcl-2-like protein 14 isoform X1, yielding MANGVQEETVNQAELLAQLFSKDSIEYKLLLRYTKKKTTNRDPPQTNGVGEKVPSSTQPQDCQKPKKRKKLRFSKIISCIRPVKEDDDGSVTKPLRRQAAVGSSGSDQEEVEQIVNKLTKITDCVHFVPSDIEADSDGVVERIVELLREQGDKLNEEIEKNHHLRKQLQQSLSYSFFTNVAQTFLQRLSPEELPSAQSPKEAEIALTFELTSRLNALDCFPMNRVLGFGVKYLQDYFSPWVVQQGGYEKVFGTDSDAEEEVQ
- the LOC132870091 gene encoding apoptosis facilitator Bcl-2-like protein 14 isoform X2 codes for the protein MANGVQEETVNQAELLAQLFSKDSIEYKLLLRYTKKKTTNRDPPQTNGVGEKVPSSTQPQDCQKPKKRKKLRFSKIISCIRPVKEDDDGSVTKPLRRQAAVGSCSDQEEVEQIVNKLTKITDCVHFVPSDIEADSDGVVERIVELLREQGDKLNEEIEKNHHLRKQLQQSLSYSFFTNVAQTFLQRLSPEELPSAQSPKEAEIALTFELTSRLNALDCFPMNRVLGFGVKYLQDYFSPWVVQQGGYEKVFGTDSDAEEEVQ